A single Oncorhynchus mykiss isolate Arlee chromosome 22, USDA_OmykA_1.1, whole genome shotgun sequence DNA region contains:
- the LOC110502131 gene encoding reticulon-4 receptor-like 2 — protein sequence MDPSHWFIFIMYVIPFTFKKSTACYDGCSCLTDIKYINCSGGNLTTPLRNVPHNTEYLDLSRNLLTVLQEGSFGTLWSLRVLLLKENNLSHVDDGAFSSLRGLRRLDLSHNHLSALGPGFSLGLESLTELLLDHNHLTVLESGTFHSLDSLQKLDLSSNLISTVKPRALGYLTGLRQLHLEGNHLTSLGSGLFSTLRSLEVLGLRGNLISSTEPGVFAPMSSLTLLDLALNRLSTLGYRTLLSIHTPSLHVLLEGNPWHCDCDLQRVFRKLSSIHRVFLDDYQELRCSQPTELQGRSMGEVDDELCVGETVTVLILTVTVVITVVAAIIMAEKNKKNSVAKNWEESVGLDTYCDNYN from the coding sequence ATGGATCCATCCCATTGGTTCATATTCATCATGTATGTTATCCCTTTTACATTCAAGAAAAGTACTGCTTGCTATGACGGGTGCAGCTGCCTCACAGATATAAAATATATCAACTGTTCGGGTGGGAATCTTACCACTCCTCTTAGGAATGTCCCCCACAACACAGAGTACCTGGACCTGTCCAGAAACCTGTTGACAGTGCTCCAAGAAGGTTCATTTGGGACCCTGTGGAGCCTGAGGGTGCTCCTTTTAAAAGAGAACAACCTCAGCCATGTAGATGACGGCGCTTTCTCCTCCCTCCGGGGGCTGAGGAGGCTGGACCTGAGCCATAACCACCTTTCTGCCCTGGGGCCTGGATTCTCCCTGGGCCTTGAATCCCTAACCGAGCTCCTGCTGGATCACAACCATCTCACCGTCCTGGAGAGTGGGACCTTCCACAGCCTGGATAGCCTCCAGAAGCTGGACCTGAGCAGCAACCTAATCTCCACAGTAAAGCCCAGAGCCCTGGGTTACCTGACTGGCCTGCGCCAGCTCCACCTGGAGGGGAACCATCTAACCTCCCTGGGTTCAGGCCTCTTCTCCACACTGCGCTCCCTGGAGGTGCTGGGCCTTCGGGGGAACTTGATCAGCTCCACTGAGCCAGGAGTCTTCGCCCCTATGTCTTCCCTAACTCTGCTGGACCTGGCCCTCAACCGTCTAAGCACCCTGGGCTACAGGACCCTGTTGAGCATCCACACCCCCAGCCTCCATGTCCTGTTGGAGGGCAACCCCTGGCACTGTGATTGCGACCTGCAGAGGGTGTTCAGGAAGTTGTCCAGCATCCACAGGGTCTTCCTGGATGACTACCAGGAGCTGAGGTGCAGCCAGCCCACCGAGCTACAGGGCAGGTCCATGGGAGAAGTGGATGATGAGCTGTGTGTCGGCGAGACTGTGACAGTGCTCATTCTGACGGTCACCGTGGTGATCACCGTGGTAGCTGCCATTATCATGGCGGAGAAGAACAAGAAGAATAGCGTGGCTAAGAACTGGGAGGAGAGCGTGGGGCTGGACACCTACTGTGACAATTACAATTAA